One genomic window of Pontibacillus halophilus JSM 076056 = DSM 19796 includes the following:
- a CDS encoding glycogen/starch/alpha-glucan phosphorylase — protein sequence MFKNKHRFKEMFVSRLETMHGKSVEEATLTDCYATLGSMVREQLSKDWIRTNDFYRDEPTKQVYYLSMEFLLGKLLKTNLVNLGIRDLCEKGLGDLGIDLEAVELQEPDAGLGNGGLGRLAADFMDSLASLQLPGHGCGIRYKYGLFEQKIVDGYQVEVPDYWLREGNVWEVRKSDKAVEVPFYGEVISVTEGDRIRYEHVNYEPVLAVPYDIPMVGYENRTVNSLRLWSAESAIKDFDFNQLHHKNYHRIIEYKRNTEAISEFLYPDDSTIEGKMLRLKQQYFMVSASLQSILCRFKRKNIPITDLPNEVAIHTNDTHPVLAIPELMRLLMDKEGLGWDEAWDVTTRTISYTNHTIMVEALEKWPIDLMQPLLPRIYMIINEINERFCQQLWDRHPGEWALIERMAIISHGYVNMAHLAVVGSYSVNGVSKLHSNILKNELLSLFYKEEPYKFNNKTNGITHRRWLLTANPLLSKTITEAIGPAWIESPEELERLAKYADDVSLQNEFAQVKQKNKNMLAKKIWNDYGIKVDPASIFDVHIKRMHAYKRQLLNVFHILDLYRVLKDNPNLSIVPRTFLFGGKAAPSYHLAKSVVKLIHTVAQTINSDTTIRDQLKVVFIPNYGVTHSEQIVPAADVSEQISTASKEASGTGNMKFMMNGALTIGTYDGANIEMAEAVGEENMFLFGLRPDEVIHYYEHGGYHAREMYNQDPRLKHILDQLVNGTFVKEDVDFKSIYYSLIDYDEFFVLKDFASYVDAQHEVTRQFHHRSEWVRKCILNVAHSGVFSSDRTIQQYAKDVWRLTPVAKLNHK from the coding sequence ATGTTTAAGAATAAACATCGATTTAAAGAGATGTTTGTCTCTCGATTAGAAACCATGCATGGGAAGAGCGTAGAAGAAGCCACGTTAACGGATTGTTACGCTACACTGGGGAGCATGGTGCGGGAACAGTTGAGCAAGGACTGGATTCGGACAAATGATTTCTATCGAGATGAACCAACGAAACAAGTTTACTACCTATCTATGGAGTTTCTGCTTGGAAAGTTACTTAAAACAAACCTCGTAAATCTTGGGATTCGAGATTTGTGTGAGAAGGGACTAGGGGACCTTGGGATTGACTTAGAGGCTGTGGAACTTCAAGAACCGGATGCAGGTCTTGGCAATGGTGGATTAGGCAGGCTAGCAGCGGATTTTATGGACTCATTAGCTTCTTTGCAATTGCCGGGGCATGGATGTGGCATTCGATACAAGTATGGTCTGTTCGAACAGAAAATCGTGGATGGGTATCAAGTGGAAGTACCTGATTATTGGTTACGAGAGGGAAATGTGTGGGAGGTCCGGAAATCTGATAAGGCTGTTGAAGTCCCTTTCTATGGCGAGGTCATCAGCGTAACAGAGGGGGACCGAATTCGATATGAGCATGTCAATTATGAACCTGTATTAGCGGTCCCTTATGACATTCCAATGGTTGGGTATGAGAATCGCACGGTCAATTCTTTGCGGCTATGGAGTGCAGAATCGGCAATTAAGGATTTCGATTTCAACCAGCTTCATCACAAGAACTACCATCGTATTATTGAATATAAACGAAATACAGAAGCCATATCTGAATTTCTATATCCAGATGATTCTACAATTGAAGGTAAAATGCTGCGTCTAAAGCAACAGTACTTTATGGTTTCTGCAAGTCTGCAAAGTATTTTATGTCGTTTCAAACGTAAGAACATCCCAATTACAGACCTCCCAAATGAGGTAGCCATTCATACAAATGATACCCACCCAGTGCTAGCGATACCTGAGTTAATGCGTTTACTTATGGACAAAGAAGGACTTGGTTGGGATGAGGCGTGGGATGTAACGACTCGCACAATCTCTTATACGAACCATACCATTATGGTCGAGGCGCTTGAGAAATGGCCAATTGACTTAATGCAACCGCTGTTACCACGGATTTATATGATCATCAATGAAATTAACGAGCGCTTCTGCCAGCAATTATGGGACCGACATCCAGGAGAGTGGGCATTAATCGAACGGATGGCTATCATTTCTCATGGGTATGTGAACATGGCTCATTTAGCTGTAGTAGGGAGCTATAGTGTGAATGGTGTTTCTAAGCTTCATTCCAATATTCTAAAGAACGAATTGCTCTCGCTCTTCTATAAAGAGGAGCCCTATAAATTTAATAACAAAACGAATGGCATTACCCACCGTAGATGGTTGTTAACTGCGAACCCACTCTTGTCTAAAACGATAACTGAAGCCATTGGACCTGCATGGATAGAGTCACCTGAAGAGCTAGAACGATTAGCCAAGTACGCAGATGATGTTTCCTTACAGAATGAATTTGCGCAAGTGAAGCAGAAGAATAAGAACATGCTTGCAAAGAAAATATGGAACGATTACGGGATTAAAGTAGACCCCGCCTCTATTTTTGACGTTCATATTAAGCGGATGCACGCTTATAAACGACAGTTACTTAACGTCTTTCATATCTTGGATTTATACCGAGTGCTGAAAGATAATCCAAATTTATCTATAGTTCCGCGCACGTTCTTATTTGGAGGAAAAGCGGCTCCGAGCTATCATTTAGCCAAAAGCGTTGTAAAGCTTATCCACACTGTCGCACAAACTATCAACTCAGATACAACCATTCGAGATCAACTCAAGGTTGTGTTCATACCAAACTACGGGGTCACACATTCGGAACAAATCGTGCCTGCGGCTGACGTTAGTGAACAGATTTCAACGGCTAGTAAGGAAGCATCTGGGACAGGAAACATGAAATTCATGATGAACGGAGCTTTAACGATCGGTACGTACGATGGGGCGAATATTGAAATGGCAGAAGCGGTTGGGGAGGAGAACATGTTTCTATTCGGCCTGAGGCCTGATGAGGTAATCCATTATTATGAACATGGTGGCTACCACGCGAGAGAAATGTATAATCAGGACCCCCGTTTGAAGCACATTCTAGATCAACTCGTAAATGGCACGTTTGTAAAAGAAGATGTTGACTTTAAGTCCATTTATTATAGCTTGATTGACTACGATGAGTTTTTCGTGCTGAAAGATTTCGCTTCTTACGTAGACGCGCAACACGAAGTAACACGACAATTTCATCATCGGTCGGAATGGGTTAGGAAGTGTATCTTAAATGTA
- a CDS encoding 3-ketoacyl-ACP reductase — MAQQIEGKTALVTGAGRGIGRATAIELAKAGVHVALVARSEDTLKETKRLVEEHGVKAAYAQADISSLEEVEAAVQSLKGALGSIDILINNAGIAKFGNFLELDPVEWKKIIDVNLMGTYYVTRAILPEMIEAQKGDIINISSTAGQKGAPVTSAYSSSKFGMLGLTESLAQEVRKHNIRVTALTPSTVATDLATENELTDGNPEKVMQPEDLAEFIVSQLKLNSRTFVKSAGLWSTNP; from the coding sequence ATGGCACAACAAATTGAAGGAAAAACAGCACTTGTAACAGGCGCCGGGCGAGGAATTGGACGTGCAACAGCAATTGAGTTAGCTAAAGCTGGTGTCCACGTTGCTCTTGTAGCACGTTCTGAGGATACATTGAAAGAAACGAAGCGCTTAGTGGAAGAGCACGGGGTTAAAGCAGCTTATGCTCAAGCTGATATCTCCTCTCTAGAAGAAGTGGAGGCTGCTGTTCAGTCACTTAAGGGTGCTTTGGGCTCCATTGATATTCTTATTAATAATGCAGGGATTGCGAAGTTTGGTAACTTCCTCGAACTTGATCCAGTTGAATGGAAGAAAATCATTGATGTGAACTTAATGGGTACATATTATGTAACTCGCGCGATCCTACCTGAAATGATTGAAGCTCAAAAAGGCGATATTATTAACATTTCGTCTACAGCGGGTCAGAAAGGCGCTCCAGTCACAAGTGCCTATAGCTCATCTAAGTTCGGTATGCTTGGCTTAACTGAATCACTTGCTCAGGAAGTACGTAAGCATAACATTCGCGTAACAGCGTTGACTCCAAGTACTGTCGCTACCGATTTAGCAACAGAGAACGAGTTAACAGATGGGAACCCAGAGAAAGTCATGCAACCTGAAGACCTAGCAGAATTTATCGTTTCTCAATTGAAACTTAATTCACGTACATTTGTGAAGTCTGCTGGACTATGGTCTACAAATCCATAA
- a CDS encoding peroxiredoxin-like family protein: protein MTTMRQQFNEYIEKSKAALPEETRNKMSKAIQELEDSNEGKGLRVGEDAPDFTLPDAKGSEVNLYDVLENGPVILTFYRGGWCPYCNLELQSYQAILEDIHAEGAELMAISPQQPDASLSTQEKNDLQFHVLSDEGNQIADEFNLVYSLPGYLAEIYKEKQFQLEERNGDDSYTLPVAATYIITKDGKIAYEYTKADYKDRAEPSEVLAELKKLNK, encoded by the coding sequence ATGACAACAATGAGACAACAATTTAATGAATATATCGAGAAGTCAAAGGCAGCATTACCTGAAGAGACAAGAAATAAAATGTCTAAAGCCATTCAAGAATTAGAGGATTCTAACGAAGGAAAGGGTCTACGAGTAGGGGAAGATGCACCTGATTTCACTCTGCCAGATGCAAAGGGCTCTGAAGTGAATTTATATGACGTATTGGAAAACGGACCAGTCATTTTAACATTCTACCGTGGTGGATGGTGTCCGTATTGTAACCTTGAGTTGCAATCTTATCAGGCAATCCTTGAAGATATTCATGCAGAAGGCGCAGAGCTTATGGCAATTAGTCCCCAACAGCCTGATGCTTCCTTGTCAACGCAAGAGAAGAATGACCTTCAATTCCACGTACTAAGCGATGAAGGAAACCAAATTGCAGATGAGTTTAACTTAGTTTATTCATTACCAGGGTACTTGGCTGAGATTTACAAAGAGAAGCAGTTCCAATTAGAAGAACGTAACGGAGATGACTCTTATACGCTTCCAGTAGCTGCCACGTACATCATCACGAAAGATGGTAAGATTGCTTACGAATATACGAAAGCAGATTACAAAGACCGTGCGGAGCCTTCCGAAGTGTTAGCTGAATTGAAGAAACTAAACAAATAA
- a CDS encoding glycoside hydrolase family 32 protein has protein sequence MRINIKAITLILFIVFLTIIGLSLVYNYTSSNDSIGENPATISSIPDAYNQAFRPQYHFTPQSNWMNDPNGMVYYNGEYHLFYQHNPHGSQFGNMSWGHAVSEDLVHWEELDVALQPDEHGMIFSGSVIADETNESGLFPTDEGGLVAFYTSAGDTQDQRIAYSTDEGRTWTKYEGNPVVPNPGIVDFRDPKVIWHEASSQFVMLLAAGNKIMFYGSKNLRDWDYLSEYGQDVGAHGGVWETPELFQLPVDGNTKNEKWVLQVDMNPGSIAGGSGGQYFLGEFNGKEFIRDEKDQGINWVDYGKDFYAAQLFNGAERPIWMAWMSNWEYASAIPTHPFRGAMSMPRTLSLQTDQSGEVQLVQQPVEEMKDLRMEPVYEMADKTISEPVQLSSFDRQTYEVVAEFKVGTAREFGFRVRQGTETGEQTVVGYDAENGYMFTDRQYSGVTDFHPSFSGVYRAPTKIKENGTVTMRIFVDRSSVELFANGGEEVLTNRIFPSLTSKDLQIYAVDGEVNVESLKIYPIESSWKTS, from the coding sequence ATGAGAATCAACATCAAGGCGATTACCCTGATCTTATTTATTGTATTTCTAACCATCATTGGGTTAAGCCTCGTATACAACTACACATCATCAAATGATTCAATTGGTGAGAATCCTGCAACAATTTCTTCTATACCTGACGCATATAATCAGGCTTTCCGCCCGCAATATCATTTTACTCCACAATCAAATTGGATGAACGACCCGAACGGAATGGTGTATTACAACGGGGAGTATCATTTGTTCTACCAGCATAATCCACATGGATCTCAGTTTGGGAACATGAGTTGGGGGCATGCAGTGAGTGAAGATTTAGTTCATTGGGAAGAACTTGATGTCGCGTTGCAGCCTGATGAGCACGGAATGATCTTCTCAGGGAGTGTCATTGCTGATGAAACGAATGAGAGTGGCTTATTCCCAACAGATGAAGGTGGGCTCGTTGCCTTTTACACAAGTGCTGGAGATACCCAAGACCAGCGCATTGCCTATAGTACGGATGAGGGGAGAACGTGGACGAAATACGAAGGTAATCCTGTTGTGCCGAATCCAGGCATCGTCGATTTCAGGGACCCTAAAGTCATATGGCATGAAGCTTCCAGTCAGTTTGTGATGCTGCTAGCAGCAGGGAACAAAATCATGTTCTACGGGTCCAAGAACTTAAGGGACTGGGATTACTTGAGTGAATATGGACAAGATGTTGGGGCACACGGTGGTGTGTGGGAGACGCCTGAACTCTTCCAGTTACCTGTTGATGGAAATACTAAGAATGAGAAATGGGTGTTGCAAGTCGACATGAACCCCGGAAGCATAGCTGGTGGCTCTGGGGGCCAATACTTCTTAGGTGAATTTAATGGGAAGGAATTTATTCGGGATGAGAAAGACCAAGGAATTAACTGGGTCGATTATGGAAAAGATTTCTATGCGGCTCAACTCTTTAACGGGGCAGAACGCCCCATCTGGATGGCTTGGATGAGCAATTGGGAGTATGCATCAGCAATACCTACCCATCCTTTTAGAGGTGCCATGTCCATGCCTAGAACGCTCTCTCTTCAAACTGACCAATCTGGGGAAGTTCAGTTGGTTCAACAACCTGTAGAAGAGATGAAGGACCTAAGAATGGAGCCAGTATATGAGATGGCAGACAAAACGATTTCAGAGCCGGTTCAATTATCTTCATTTGACCGCCAGACGTATGAAGTTGTGGCCGAGTTTAAGGTGGGTACCGCACGCGAGTTCGGTTTCCGTGTGCGTCAAGGAACAGAAACGGGTGAACAAACCGTTGTCGGATATGATGCGGAGAACGGTTATATGTTCACAGACAGGCAATACTCAGGAGTGACGGATTTTCACCCTTCTTTTTCAGGTGTATACCGGGCTCCGACTAAGATCAAAGAAAATGGAACGGTTACGATGCGTATATTCGTAGACCGCTCATCTGTAGAGCTATTTGCAAATGGTGGGGAAGAAGTTCTCACAAATCGAATCTTCCCATCCTTAACCAGCAAAGATTTACAAATCTATGCTGTAGATGGAGAGGTTAACGTAGAATCATTAAAGATCTATCCTATCGAGTCTTCTTGGAAGACCTCCTAG
- a CDS encoding glycoside hydrolase family 68 protein codes for MNTRKAKTLSMATMTAAVMAGVVYENPLHNENVHADADVVTAEWTREDAQNFERTDENTPSNIDSFTDVAPDLWVWDTWPLRNRDGSLAEINGYKVVFALTASKDYTWGGRHDEAEIRYFYSKDGKNWEIGGLPYDPEKAFGSRQWAGSAMLEEDGTVNLFYTASGRNGEEPVYTTTNEFGEEVTVDTHLEQRLAKTTFSFTTDEEGVEAHPTGEHKILAEADGEMYQTQEQNQGEILYSFRDPWFFQDPESGEEYIVFEGNTAGQMQPSENPDVPENAKHFNGNVGIAKATDDSLDNFELQEPLLHADYTNQQLERPHIVYQDGNYHLFTITHEFTFADGIKGPDGVYGFVNEELRGDYEPMNDTGLVVANPEEDPFQAYSWAVLPNLNVISFVNEFHDENGNFQTGGSFAPTLQLEMDGTESKIVGELAEGEIEYPENEDKDETPKWTSEQAQKFERTAKNTMEEINLDNLDQLDENAQTWDTWPLRNKDGSIAEVDGYQVIFALSAPNDVLPGKRHDIAEIKYYISKDGENWEEGGKLFPEGEALGSRQWAGSAMIDEDGKLHAFYTATGRQGEKQLTYEQRLAKASADVEITEDGIQFSEWSDHDVILEPEGKYYQTKEESEQGDIAYAFRDPWFFQDPATGEEYILFEGNTNGTPAERAKENFVEQSESTLFNGNIGIAKATNDELTEYEIQAPLLEAPNMNQELERPHIVMKDDKYYLFTDTHTDKFAPGIDAEDGLYGFVADSLKGDYEPLNESGLVLTNPESNPYQAYSWMVMPEGTVVSFANFSDLDGIGIPEIGQQSEEFQFEHFGGTLAPSVQLSIEGDETEVVETLDQGVLAPEQEGGVANSNAAAQANSTGNGSASSAVETTTEDGEATSGAGAQAATVGNGTAAGQASSEGNAEEGTTTSNAAATAATAGNGNAASQADSEASTDETDADNHAEAQATSGENGQATGNASSQTTTEDGETSSNTVAQSSTTGNGTAMSSASSNGTTVTSMASSSGNGSASATSTATSDLVDNPFEDLFSDSFGLSFSTSMSTSTSFSSAFHNPMNNSVSAMSNSFSNSFSMMSAMQ; via the coding sequence GTGAACACTAGAAAAGCGAAAACATTATCCATGGCAACAATGACAGCAGCTGTTATGGCAGGGGTCGTATACGAAAACCCACTACATAACGAGAACGTACATGCAGACGCGGATGTCGTAACAGCCGAGTGGACGCGTGAAGATGCTCAGAACTTTGAGCGTACCGACGAGAATACACCGTCCAACATTGATTCCTTCACTGATGTAGCACCTGACCTATGGGTATGGGACACTTGGCCACTACGTAATCGTGACGGGTCTCTAGCAGAGATTAATGGCTATAAAGTAGTCTTCGCACTAACAGCATCTAAAGACTACACATGGGGTGGTCGCCACGATGAAGCTGAAATTCGCTATTTCTACTCCAAAGACGGTAAGAATTGGGAAATAGGTGGTCTTCCATATGACCCAGAGAAAGCATTTGGCTCTCGCCAGTGGGCTGGTTCAGCGATGCTTGAAGAAGATGGGACAGTCAACTTATTCTATACGGCATCTGGTCGTAACGGAGAAGAGCCGGTCTATACAACTACAAATGAGTTTGGTGAGGAAGTAACGGTGGATACACACCTAGAACAACGCCTTGCGAAAACAACCTTCTCCTTCACAACAGATGAAGAAGGAGTCGAAGCTCATCCAACAGGTGAACATAAGATCTTAGCAGAAGCAGACGGAGAAATGTATCAAACTCAAGAACAAAACCAAGGAGAAATCCTTTACTCTTTCCGTGATCCATGGTTCTTCCAAGACCCTGAATCTGGTGAAGAATATATCGTATTTGAAGGGAATACTGCTGGGCAAATGCAACCAAGCGAGAACCCAGATGTACCTGAAAATGCAAAACACTTTAACGGGAATGTCGGGATTGCGAAAGCAACGGATGATAGTTTAGATAACTTCGAACTACAAGAGCCATTGCTACACGCAGACTATACGAACCAACAGCTAGAGCGTCCTCACATCGTTTACCAAGATGGGAACTACCATCTATTCACCATTACTCACGAGTTTACATTTGCTGATGGCATCAAAGGGCCAGACGGTGTATATGGTTTCGTGAACGAAGAGCTTCGTGGAGATTATGAGCCAATGAACGATACAGGCCTAGTTGTAGCGAATCCAGAAGAAGACCCATTCCAAGCCTATTCTTGGGCGGTACTTCCGAACTTGAACGTGATTAGCTTCGTGAATGAATTCCACGATGAGAATGGCAACTTCCAAACTGGTGGTTCTTTCGCACCGACTCTACAGCTTGAAATGGACGGAACAGAGTCCAAAATTGTAGGGGAACTAGCTGAAGGTGAAATCGAGTACCCTGAAAATGAAGATAAAGATGAAACACCAAAATGGACAAGTGAACAAGCTCAAAAATTCGAGCGTACAGCTAAGAACACAATGGAAGAAATTAACTTAGATAACTTAGATCAATTAGACGAAAATGCCCAAACTTGGGATACGTGGCCACTACGTAACAAAGACGGTTCCATCGCAGAAGTAGATGGCTACCAAGTAATCTTTGCATTATCAGCACCGAACGATGTGCTTCCTGGTAAGCGCCATGATATTGCAGAAATTAAATATTACATCTCTAAAGATGGAGAGAACTGGGAAGAGGGCGGCAAACTATTCCCTGAAGGTGAAGCACTAGGTTCCCGCCAGTGGGCTGGTTCTGCCATGATTGACGAAGATGGAAAGCTACACGCGTTCTACACCGCAACAGGTCGTCAGGGTGAAAAACAATTAACGTATGAGCAACGTCTTGCGAAAGCATCTGCAGATGTTGAAATAACAGAAGATGGCATTCAATTCTCTGAATGGTCCGACCATGATGTGATCCTTGAGCCAGAAGGCAAGTATTATCAAACGAAAGAAGAATCTGAACAAGGCGACATTGCGTATGCTTTCCGTGACCCATGGTTCTTCCAAGACCCTGCAACTGGCGAAGAATATATCCTGTTCGAAGGAAACACGAATGGTACGCCTGCTGAACGTGCGAAAGAGAACTTTGTTGAGCAGTCAGAATCTACTTTATTCAACGGAAACATTGGTATTGCGAAAGCGACGAACGATGAGCTAACGGAATACGAAATCCAAGCTCCACTACTTGAAGCGCCGAACATGAACCAAGAACTTGAGCGTCCTCATATCGTAATGAAAGACGACAAGTACTATTTATTCACAGATACGCACACAGACAAATTCGCTCCAGGGATTGACGCAGAAGATGGTCTTTACGGTTTCGTAGCGGATTCCCTTAAGGGTGATTATGAGCCGCTTAACGAAAGTGGTCTAGTCCTAACCAACCCTGAAAGCAATCCATATCAAGCGTATTCTTGGATGGTAATGCCAGAAGGAACAGTTGTTAGCTTTGCAAACTTCTCTGACCTAGATGGCATTGGCATTCCTGAAATTGGCCAGCAATCTGAAGAGTTCCAATTCGAACACTTTGGTGGAACGCTTGCTCCTTCTGTACAACTTTCCATTGAAGGCGATGAAACAGAGGTTGTTGAGACACTAGACCAAGGCGTTCTTGCTCCAGAACAAGAAGGCGGCGTAGCGAACAGCAATGCTGCTGCACAAGCAAATAGCACAGGAAACGGCTCTGCTTCCTCTGCGGTTGAAACAACAACAGAAGACGGTGAAGCAACAAGCGGCGCTGGTGCACAAGCAGCAACAGTTGGCAATGGTACAGCAGCTGGTCAAGCTTCAAGTGAAGGAAATGCAGAAGAAGGTACTACAACTAGTAACGCTGCAGCGACAGCAGCAACAGCTGGTAACGGAAACGCGGCAAGTCAAGCAGATAGCGAAGCAAGTACAGACGAAACTGACGCTGATAATCACGCTGAAGCACAAGCAACAAGCGGAGAGAATGGTCAGGCAACTGGTAACGCTTCTAGCCAGACAACAACAGAAGATGGAGAGACAAGCTCTAACACAGTGGCACAGTCTTCTACGACTGGCAATGGCACAGCAATGAGCTCCGCTTCTTCAAACGGAACGACTGTAACGTCCATGGCTTCAAGCTCTGGCAATGGCTCTGCTTCTGCAACAAGCACGGCGACAAGTGACTTGGTTGACAATCCATTTGAGGACCTATTCAGTGATTCATTTGGTCTTTCATTCAGCACATCAATGTCGACGTCTACTTCCTTTAGTAGTGCATTCCACAATCCAATGAACAATTCTGTTAGTGCAATGAGCAATTCATTCAGTAACTCATTCAGCATGATGAGCGCTATGCAATAA
- a CDS encoding dicarboxylate/amino acid:cation symporter, with amino-acid sequence MSLTKKILLGLALGVLLGLGLSSVDNGIYETVSTWVLYPIGQLFVNLIKMLVVPIVFVSLVLGTSGISDPKKLGRIGFKTVLFFLTTTAIALTLALGAGALFEPGSGANMTLDQEFEASEAPSVAETLLNIIPSNPLQAMVEGEMLQVIAFSIFVGFALSRIGEKGQMIHRFFEQANDLLMYLVQAIMKFAPYGAFALIADAIGSQGGDALLNMVKYLLVVLLVLLVHLLVTYGSAIALLGKMNPFDFFKKFSPAMAVAFSTSSSSGTLPVSMKTVQEKLNVPKSVSGFVQPLGATINMDGTAIMQGVATMFIAQMYGESLAFGDLLTVVLTATLASIGTAGAPGVGLIMLSMVLTSVGLPVEAISLVLAVDRLIDMCRTSVNVTGDAAAAVIIARSERGKETDIPASESYSN; translated from the coding sequence GTGTCGTTAACGAAAAAAATATTACTTGGATTAGCGCTTGGTGTCTTACTCGGACTTGGCTTAAGTTCAGTCGATAATGGGATTTACGAGACCGTAAGCACATGGGTGCTCTATCCAATTGGGCAATTATTTGTTAATTTAATTAAAATGCTCGTCGTACCAATTGTGTTCGTCTCACTTGTTCTAGGTACATCAGGCATATCCGATCCGAAGAAGTTAGGGCGAATTGGGTTTAAAACGGTTCTATTCTTCTTAACAACGACTGCGATAGCCTTGACGCTTGCATTAGGAGCAGGAGCTCTATTCGAACCAGGTTCTGGGGCAAACATGACGTTGGATCAAGAGTTCGAAGCATCTGAAGCACCTTCTGTTGCAGAAACGTTATTAAACATTATCCCATCTAATCCACTTCAGGCAATGGTGGAGGGGGAAATGCTTCAAGTAATCGCATTCTCTATATTCGTAGGATTTGCTCTATCGAGAATTGGAGAAAAAGGGCAGATGATTCATCGTTTCTTTGAACAAGCGAATGACTTATTGATGTACCTTGTTCAAGCGATTATGAAATTTGCTCCGTACGGTGCCTTTGCCCTTATTGCAGACGCAATTGGAAGTCAGGGCGGGGATGCACTATTAAATATGGTGAAATACCTGTTGGTTGTGTTACTCGTTCTATTGGTACACCTGTTAGTCACATACGGGTCTGCTATTGCGCTACTAGGGAAAATGAATCCTTTCGACTTCTTCAAGAAATTCTCCCCTGCTATGGCTGTCGCTTTCAGTACGTCGAGTAGTTCAGGTACACTACCCGTCTCCATGAAGACGGTGCAAGAGAAGTTGAACGTACCGAAATCGGTAAGTGGATTTGTTCAGCCACTCGGAGCGACGATTAACATGGACGGAACGGCAATTATGCAAGGGGTAGCGACCATGTTCATTGCTCAAATGTATGGCGAAAGCCTTGCATTTGGTGATTTGTTAACTGTTGTTCTAACAGCAACGCTCGCAAGTATTGGTACTGCAGGAGCACCAGGTGTAGGATTGATCATGCTTTCTATGGTGTTAACTTCTGTAGGGCTTCCAGTGGAGGCAATTTCACTTGTGCTTGCAGTAGACCGATTGATTGATATGTGCCGTACTTCTGTTAACGTAACAGGAGACGCAGCAGCAGCTGTGATTATTGCTCGCTCTGAACGCGGTAAGGAAACTGATATTCCTGCTTCAGAATCATATTCAAATTAG